A region of Phytohabitans rumicis DNA encodes the following proteins:
- a CDS encoding TetR/AcrR family transcriptional regulator: MATRTTSGQPAPQRRRRDAEATRQELLEAARSRFLRMGYDRTTLRDVAADVGVNLALIKRYFDSKEGLFKAALAATPRTLGGAGEPPQDRAALAEALSRQLSGHAWSEFAEHPVLMLLRVSGDERVDSLRRQALHDFSQQVLAASGTPPERDDDERLLRAELVVALGVGVAVLRSTVGLRPLRDATAEDLTGPLHEVIDALLGPPRP, from the coding sequence ATGGCGACGAGAACGACGTCCGGGCAGCCCGCCCCGCAGCGCCGGCGCCGGGACGCCGAGGCGACCCGGCAGGAGCTGCTGGAGGCGGCGCGCAGCCGGTTTCTCCGGATGGGCTACGACCGCACGACGCTGCGGGACGTCGCCGCCGACGTGGGGGTCAACCTGGCGCTCATCAAGCGCTACTTCGACTCCAAGGAGGGGCTCTTCAAGGCCGCGCTCGCGGCCACGCCGCGGACGCTCGGCGGCGCGGGCGAACCACCACAGGATCGCGCCGCGCTCGCCGAGGCCCTCAGCCGCCAGCTGTCCGGCCACGCCTGGTCGGAGTTCGCCGAGCACCCGGTGCTGATGCTGCTGCGCGTCTCCGGCGACGAGCGGGTCGACAGCCTGCGCCGGCAGGCCCTGCACGACTTCAGCCAGCAGGTGCTCGCCGCCTCGGGTACGCCGCCGGAGCGGGACGACGACGAGCGCCTCCTGCGGGCGGAGCTGGTGGTCGCCCTCGGCGTCGGCGTCGCCGTCCTGCGGTCCACCGTCGGACTGCGGCCGTTGCGCGACGCCACCGCCGAGGACCTGACCGGCCCGCTGCACGAGGTCATCGATGCCCTACTCGGGCCACCACGCCCATAA
- a CDS encoding NAD-dependent succinate-semialdehyde dehydrogenase, producing MPDAFPVLNPSTGEVITDVPRAGRADLDRALAAAHAALPGWAGAAPRERGEVLRRAFELMTSRHAEIAHLISLEMGKALPDARAEVTYAAEFFRWFGEEAVRVDGQLRTAPSGANRILTFRRPVGVALLVTPWNFPAAMATRKIAPALAAGCPVILKPAEDTPLTALLLADLLAAAGVPPGVVTVLATDRPAELVSAALADRRVRKVSFTGSTGVGRDLLKLAADRIVSASMELGGNDPFIVLDDADLDAAVDGALLAKMRNGGQACTAANRFLVQDAVADEFAARLAGAMAALRVGPGTDERTQLGPMVNARAVDRIASTVERSVAAGAVPRLGGTRAGGPGFYYPATVLTDVPRDAPAATTEIFGPVAPVIRVRDERDALAVANDTELGLAAYVYTGDLARGLRVAERLEVGMVGLNRGLVSDPAAPFGGVKQSGLGREGGYEGIDEYLETTYVATTW from the coding sequence ATGCCTGACGCGTTCCCGGTGCTCAACCCGTCCACCGGCGAGGTCATCACGGACGTGCCCCGCGCCGGCCGGGCCGACCTGGACCGGGCGCTCGCGGCGGCGCACGCGGCGCTGCCCGGGTGGGCCGGCGCGGCGCCCCGCGAACGCGGCGAGGTGCTGCGCCGGGCGTTCGAGCTGATGACCTCCCGGCACGCCGAGATCGCGCACCTGATCAGCCTGGAGATGGGCAAGGCCCTCCCGGACGCGCGCGCGGAGGTCACGTACGCGGCCGAGTTCTTCCGCTGGTTCGGCGAGGAGGCCGTCCGCGTCGACGGGCAGTTGCGCACGGCACCGTCCGGCGCGAACCGCATCCTGACGTTCCGCCGCCCGGTCGGCGTGGCGCTGCTGGTCACGCCGTGGAACTTCCCCGCCGCGATGGCCACCCGCAAGATCGCACCGGCGCTGGCGGCGGGCTGCCCGGTGATCCTCAAGCCGGCCGAGGACACCCCGCTGACCGCGCTGCTGCTCGCCGACCTGCTCGCCGCCGCCGGCGTACCCCCTGGTGTTGTGACGGTCCTGGCCACCGACCGGCCCGCCGAACTCGTGTCGGCCGCGCTGGCCGACCGGCGGGTGCGCAAGGTGTCGTTCACCGGCTCCACCGGCGTGGGCCGCGATCTGCTGAAGCTGGCCGCGGACCGGATCGTGAGCGCGTCGATGGAGCTCGGCGGCAACGACCCCTTCATCGTGCTCGACGACGCCGACCTCGACGCGGCCGTCGACGGCGCGCTGCTCGCCAAGATGCGCAACGGCGGCCAGGCGTGCACCGCCGCCAACCGCTTCCTGGTGCAGGACGCGGTCGCGGACGAGTTCGCGGCCCGGCTGGCCGGCGCCATGGCGGCGCTGCGCGTCGGGCCGGGCACCGACGAGCGCACCCAACTCGGCCCGATGGTCAACGCCCGCGCCGTCGACCGCATCGCGTCCACAGTGGAGCGCAGCGTCGCCGCGGGCGCGGTGCCACGCCTCGGCGGGACCCGGGCCGGCGGCCCGGGCTTCTACTACCCCGCCACAGTGCTGACCGACGTGCCGCGCGACGCACCCGCCGCGACGACCGAGATCTTCGGCCCGGTGGCACCCGTCATCCGGGTACGCGACGAGCGCGACGCCCTGGCCGTCGCGAACGACACCGAGCTGGGGCTGGCGGCGTACGTCTACACCGGCGACCTGGCCCGCGGGCTACGGGTGGCCGAGCGGCTGGAGGTCGGGATGGTCGGGCTCAACCGTGGGCTCGTCTCCGACCCGGCGGCGCCGTTCGGCGGCGTCAAGCAGTCCGGGCTGGGCCGCGAGGGCGGCTACGAGGGCATCGACGAATACCTGGAAACGACGTACGTCGCCACCACCTGGTAG
- a CDS encoding HNH endonuclease signature motif containing protein — MPDVLTQLKATADASVSTPTWSLRDEDLVECLDAVHAITQAVAALQARLVREIDSRGLAITQHASSTKAWLREHLRISPHAAKRMLELAEALDARPVLAKAVADGLVNTEQAQVIAAALQQLPAEVVGKAEKAMIGRAAEFEPNTLRRYGEGILAYVAPELAEAADAEALERMEARARQTRAFHLTRHGDGRVRLTGWLDEDGAATVNAALDPLCAPRHDVDVRTPAQRRADALVEICDLAMRTEDLPESGGERPHVVVTVSFDLLRLALGVGTLDTGERLSPEQVRRLACDAKIIPAVLGGDGQILDLGRTRRLVSGPLRRALELRDKGCAFPGCDRPPRWCHGHHIVSWADGGPTTLDNSVMLCGYHHRLIHRGHWIVRIAADGMPEFIPPAYVDLERRPRRNTYHRRE, encoded by the coding sequence ATGCCGGATGTGTTGACGCAGCTCAAGGCCACGGCCGACGCGAGCGTCAGCACACCCACGTGGTCGTTGCGCGACGAGGATCTGGTCGAGTGTTTGGACGCCGTGCACGCGATCACGCAGGCGGTGGCGGCGTTGCAGGCCCGGCTGGTTCGGGAGATCGACAGCCGCGGCCTGGCCATCACGCAGCACGCCTCCAGCACCAAAGCCTGGCTCCGAGAGCATCTGCGGATCAGCCCGCACGCGGCCAAGCGGATGCTCGAGCTCGCTGAAGCTCTCGACGCGCGGCCCGTCCTGGCCAAGGCGGTTGCCGACGGTCTGGTCAACACCGAGCAGGCGCAGGTGATCGCGGCCGCGCTACAGCAGCTTCCCGCTGAGGTGGTGGGCAAGGCGGAGAAGGCCATGATTGGTCGGGCCGCCGAGTTCGAGCCGAACACGCTCCGCCGCTACGGCGAAGGCATCCTCGCCTACGTCGCCCCCGAACTCGCCGAGGCCGCCGACGCGGAGGCGTTGGAACGCATGGAGGCCAGAGCGCGGCAGACCAGGGCGTTCCACCTGACCCGGCACGGCGACGGACGGGTGCGGCTGACCGGATGGCTGGACGAAGACGGCGCCGCCACCGTCAACGCCGCCCTCGACCCGTTATGCGCACCACGCCACGACGTAGACGTCCGCACCCCGGCCCAACGCCGCGCCGACGCCCTGGTCGAGATCTGCGACCTGGCCATGCGGACCGAAGACCTACCGGAGAGCGGTGGGGAGCGGCCGCACGTGGTGGTCACCGTGTCGTTCGACCTGCTGCGCCTAGCCCTCGGTGTCGGCACGTTGGACACCGGTGAGCGGCTCAGTCCGGAGCAGGTGCGCCGGCTGGCCTGCGACGCCAAAATCATTCCCGCCGTGTTGGGTGGTGACGGGCAGATCCTGGACCTGGGCCGCACCCGCCGCCTCGTCAGCGGACCGTTGCGGCGGGCGCTGGAGTTGCGGGACAAGGGCTGCGCGTTCCCCGGCTGCGACCGGCCACCGCGCTGGTGTCACGGGCACCACATCGTGTCGTGGGCCGACGGCGGACCCACCACCTTGGACAACAGCGTCATGCTCTGCGGCTACCACCATAGGCTGATCCACCGTGGACATTGGATCGTCCGGATCGCCGCCGACGGGATGCCCGAGTTCATCCCACCCGCGTACGTGGACCTGGAGCGCCGACCACGGCGGAACACCTACCACCGCCGCGAATGA
- a CDS encoding intradiol ring-cleavage dioxygenase, whose translation MERSGQSGPPRTYEGRPLAKPDEDIFDQGLGFDIGTLMGRRRFLRALGIGAAGLGLAACGGNSGSGSSSGSTAASSSSSSSSTSSGEIPDETAGPYPGDGSNGPDVLEQSGVVRSDIRSSFGSASGTAEGIPMTLELTIQDLANGGAAFAGTAVYVWHCDRDGNYSLYSEGITNENYLRGVQIADSSGKVTFTSIFPACYSGRWPHIHFEVYPDQASITDSTKAIATSQVALPADVCKTAYAVSGYEKSVSTFAQVSLDSDNVFGDDGGVKQLATVTGDATSGYTVALTVGVDTTTTPTGGAAPAGGGAPGGGQGPGGTPPSGAPPTS comes from the coding sequence ATGGAGCGCAGCGGGCAGTCTGGGCCGCCACGGACGTACGAAGGCCGTCCTCTGGCCAAACCCGACGAGGACATCTTCGACCAGGGTCTCGGCTTCGACATCGGGACCCTGATGGGTCGCCGCAGGTTCCTGCGCGCGCTCGGCATCGGCGCCGCCGGCCTCGGCCTGGCGGCGTGCGGCGGCAACTCCGGCAGCGGTTCCAGCAGCGGCTCGACGGCCGCGAGCTCCTCCTCGTCGTCGAGCTCCACCTCCTCGGGCGAGATCCCGGACGAGACCGCCGGGCCGTACCCGGGCGACGGGTCGAACGGCCCGGACGTGCTGGAGCAGAGCGGCGTCGTGCGGTCGGACATCCGGTCCAGCTTCGGCTCCGCCAGCGGAACGGCCGAGGGCATCCCGATGACGCTGGAGCTGACCATCCAGGACCTGGCGAACGGTGGAGCCGCCTTCGCCGGCACCGCCGTCTACGTGTGGCACTGCGACCGTGACGGCAACTACTCCCTGTACTCGGAGGGGATCACCAACGAGAACTACCTGCGTGGTGTCCAGATCGCGGACTCCTCCGGCAAGGTGACCTTCACCAGCATCTTCCCGGCCTGCTACTCGGGGCGGTGGCCGCACATCCACTTCGAGGTCTACCCGGACCAGGCGAGCATCACCGACTCCACCAAGGCCATCGCCACGTCCCAGGTGGCGCTGCCCGCCGACGTCTGCAAGACGGCGTACGCGGTGAGCGGCTACGAGAAGTCGGTCAGCACCTTCGCGCAGGTCAGCCTGGACAGCGACAACGTGTTCGGCGACGACGGCGGGGTGAAGCAGCTCGCCACCGTCACCGGCGACGCCACCAGCGGATACACGGTGGCCTTGACCGTCGGTGTCGACACCACCACGACCCCCACGGGCGGCGCGGCCCCGGCCGGCGGCGGCGCCCCGGGCGGCGGCCAGGGCCCCGGCGGCACACCCCCGAGCGGCGCGCCGCCCACCTCCTGA
- a CDS encoding CHAT domain-containing protein, which produces MADLRKLAEFGRRVYTRLFPHLDVERALPDLIRQEARARGRPAVLSVAEAVAAQGKRLVPWAMLYDLPVGSEPDTYQVCESVYRFGPGGEGGPPPAHCPFPHPQPTNVLCLFGFWGLSCELEQPPTGDRDPATVVTETDPPASVLLAAGSDLEPEITVRHVSALRAALGAAAVASPTIDSSTALAHALAGESMDVAYLYCHCGYRQTSDREPPSSYLVFGGGHVDPLDVDAWTYAPWPSRHWATRRPLVVLNGCHTVDVTSGTLGNFVEAFVRRAGAAGMIGTEVAVEQGLASLFMESFLARFMRGATAGDALRRARWDLVARGNVTGLAYTPYCLAGLRIRPARLPAQDVVERTEP; this is translated from the coding sequence GTGGCGGACCTGCGCAAGCTGGCCGAGTTCGGCCGGCGCGTGTACACCCGCCTCTTCCCGCACCTGGACGTGGAGCGGGCGCTGCCGGACCTGATCCGCCAGGAGGCGCGGGCGCGCGGCCGGCCCGCCGTGCTCAGCGTGGCCGAGGCCGTCGCCGCCCAGGGCAAGCGCCTCGTCCCCTGGGCCATGCTGTACGACCTGCCGGTGGGCTCGGAGCCGGACACGTACCAGGTGTGCGAGTCGGTGTACCGGTTCGGCCCCGGCGGTGAGGGCGGCCCGCCGCCGGCGCACTGCCCCTTCCCGCACCCGCAGCCGACCAACGTCCTGTGCCTGTTCGGCTTCTGGGGACTGTCCTGTGAACTGGAGCAGCCGCCCACCGGCGACCGCGACCCGGCGACCGTCGTCACCGAAACCGACCCGCCCGCGTCCGTGCTGCTCGCCGCCGGCTCCGACCTGGAGCCGGAGATCACCGTCCGGCACGTCTCCGCGCTGCGCGCCGCCCTGGGCGCCGCGGCCGTGGCGAGCCCGACCATCGACTCCTCCACGGCACTGGCGCACGCCCTCGCCGGCGAGTCGATGGACGTCGCCTACCTGTACTGCCACTGTGGATACCGGCAGACCAGCGACCGGGAGCCGCCCTCGTCGTACCTGGTGTTCGGCGGCGGGCACGTCGACCCGCTGGACGTCGACGCCTGGACGTACGCGCCCTGGCCGAGCCGGCACTGGGCGACCCGCCGGCCGCTGGTGGTGCTCAACGGCTGCCACACGGTCGACGTCACCAGCGGCACCCTCGGCAACTTCGTCGAGGCGTTCGTCCGGCGGGCCGGCGCGGCCGGGATGATCGGCACCGAGGTCGCCGTCGAGCAGGGCCTGGCCAGCCTGTTCATGGAGTCCTTCCTGGCCCGCTTCATGCGCGGCGCGACCGCCGGCGACGCCCTGCGCCGGGCACGCTGGGACCTGGTCGCCCGCGGCAACGTGACGGGGCTCGCCTACACCCCGTACTGCCTGGCGGGCCTGCGGATCCGTCCGGCCCGCCTTCCTGCCCAGGACGTTGTGGAAAGGACCGAACCGTGA
- a CDS encoding alpha/beta fold hydrolase encodes MVATTSVKVASGVTLPFVEQGDHDGVPVVFVHAVADSWRAFEPLLAHLPAEIHAFALTQRGSAGASEPTNGYRPEDFAADLGSFFDALHLDEAVVVGGSSGGVVARRFAIDHPDSTRGLVLLGSPDTLANKPALRQLWDSTISTLTDPVDPDWVRGFAESVVVHALPAGLMETMVQENLKVSARVWRSTFEGLIEDDSFAELDRIVAPTLVIWGDQDSILTRHDQERLTSAIPGARLLIYPGAGHAFYWEDPARAAADVAAFATQATSRP; translated from the coding sequence GTGGTGGCTACCACCTCGGTGAAGGTGGCCTCCGGCGTGACGCTGCCCTTCGTTGAGCAAGGGGACCACGACGGGGTGCCGGTCGTGTTCGTGCACGCCGTCGCCGACTCGTGGCGCGCGTTTGAACCACTCTTGGCGCACCTGCCCGCGGAAATCCATGCCTTCGCGCTCACACAGCGTGGTTCCGCCGGCGCAAGCGAGCCGACCAACGGCTACCGTCCCGAGGATTTCGCCGCTGACCTGGGGTCGTTCTTCGATGCTTTGCACCTTGACGAGGCGGTAGTTGTGGGGGGTTCGAGCGGTGGCGTCGTGGCTCGCCGCTTCGCGATCGATCACCCGGACAGCACGCGTGGGCTTGTATTGCTGGGTTCACCGGACACGTTGGCGAACAAGCCAGCGCTGCGCCAGCTGTGGGACTCGACCATCTCCACCTTGACCGACCCCGTTGATCCCGACTGGGTGCGCGGATTCGCCGAAAGTGTCGTCGTGCATGCCCTACCTGCCGGGCTGATGGAGACCATGGTGCAGGAGAACCTGAAGGTTTCAGCGCGGGTCTGGCGATCGACGTTCGAAGGTCTGATCGAGGACGATTCATTCGCCGAGCTCGACCGGATCGTTGCCCCGACGCTCGTGATCTGGGGCGATCAGGATTCCATCCTGACCAGACACGACCAGGAACGACTGACATCGGCGATCCCAGGCGCCCGGCTACTGATCTACCCCGGAGCAGGGCACGCCTTCTACTGGGAAGACCCGGCACGTGCGGCAGCCGACGTAGCGGCCTTCGCCACGCAGGCGACCAGTCGTCCATAG
- the gabT gene encoding 4-aminobutyrate--2-oxoglutarate transaminase, whose protein sequence is MEPSPRSAELHARRIDAVARGVGSVLPAYVESAGGGIVVDVDGNRLIDFGSGIAVTSVGNAAPRVVEAVQRQVERFTHTCFMVAPYESYVAVCETLNGLTPGTFDKRSALFNSGAEAVENAVKVARHATGRPAVVVFDHAYHGRTNLTMALTAKNMPYKHRFGPFAPEIYRVPMSYPYRDGGLTGGQAAARALEQIDKQVGADNVAAVLIEPIQGEGGFVVPAEGFLPALADWTRHAGAVFIADEIQTGFCRTGTWFACEREAVVPDLVTTAKGIAGGLPLAAVTGRAELMDAVHVGGLGGTYGGNPIACAAALATIDTMRDLDLCTAARHIEAAMLPRLHALAERDPRIGDVRGRGAMLAIETAAADPALVSTVARACHREGLIVLTAGTYGNVLRFLPPLVIDDETLARGMDILEGAFADA, encoded by the coding sequence ATGGAACCCAGCCCGCGCTCAGCCGAACTACACGCGCGCCGGATCGACGCGGTCGCCCGGGGCGTCGGCAGCGTGCTGCCCGCCTACGTCGAGAGCGCCGGCGGCGGCATCGTCGTGGACGTCGACGGCAACCGCCTGATCGACTTCGGGTCGGGGATCGCGGTCACCTCGGTCGGCAACGCCGCACCCCGCGTCGTCGAAGCCGTCCAACGACAGGTCGAACGCTTCACCCACACCTGCTTCATGGTCGCCCCCTACGAGTCGTACGTCGCCGTCTGCGAAACACTGAACGGGCTGACGCCGGGCACGTTCGACAAACGGTCGGCCCTGTTCAACTCCGGCGCCGAAGCCGTCGAGAACGCCGTCAAGGTCGCCCGGCACGCGACCGGCCGGCCGGCTGTAGTGGTCTTCGACCACGCCTACCACGGCCGCACCAACCTCACCATGGCGCTCACCGCGAAAAACATGCCCTACAAACACCGCTTCGGCCCCTTCGCGCCGGAGATCTACCGGGTACCGATGTCGTACCCCTACCGGGACGGCGGCCTGACCGGGGGGCAGGCCGCCGCCCGCGCCCTGGAACAGATCGACAAACAAGTCGGCGCCGACAACGTCGCCGCCGTCCTCATCGAACCCATCCAAGGCGAAGGCGGCTTCGTCGTACCCGCCGAAGGTTTTCTCCCCGCCCTAGCCGACTGGACCCGACACGCCGGCGCCGTGTTCATCGCCGACGAAATCCAAACCGGCTTCTGCCGCACCGGAACATGGTTCGCGTGCGAGCGGGAGGCGGTGGTCCCCGACCTCGTCACCACCGCCAAGGGCATCGCCGGCGGCCTGCCGCTCGCCGCCGTCACCGGCCGAGCAGAACTCATGGACGCCGTCCACGTCGGCGGCCTCGGCGGCACCTACGGCGGCAACCCCATCGCCTGCGCCGCCGCGCTGGCCACCATCGACACCATGCGCGACCTCGACCTGTGCACCGCCGCCCGCCACATCGAAGCCGCCATGCTCCCCCGCCTACACGCACTGGCCGAGCGTGACCCCCGCATCGGCGACGTACGCGGACGCGGCGCCATGCTCGCCATCGAAACGGCGGCCGCCGACCCGGCGCTCGTGTCCACGGTCGCCCGCGCCTGCCACCGCGAAGGGCTGATCGTGCTGACCGCGGGCACGTACGGCAACGTGCTGCGCTTCCTCCCGCCGCTGGTCATCGACGACGAGACCCTCGCCCGCGGCATGGACATCCTGGAAGGGGCGTTCGCGGATGCCTGA
- a CDS encoding amidohydrolase has protein sequence MTRGDLDMGYADMGYELDRRQLLRGAAAVAAGTVAAGALPAGAAYAHGTSADLVIHNGRVLVLDERFRTAEAVAIRGGRVLAVGRARDVRRLVGRRTQVLDAGGGTVLPGINDSHVHLNALGLNFPPFSYGVDTATIDELVAVVRTAVEAASVPGSWIRGQGWNDNRLPRPPRRTDLDPVSGDHPVVLTDFSFHAMAVNTAALRLAGITRDTVPPPGGVIEKDADGEPTGVLRETAQGLVRAVVPAFTADEVARSIDAGVTLLHAQGITSVTDPGITLATLGLYADKVRAGTLGVRVSALLSGGTAPQQLRDVLAAYRPLRGIDPRVLRVAGVKLFADGIPTAAKTAWLHEPYLDGTNGSLVIDGTTVAEQVANLHEMIRVAVRAGFQVGTHATGDATIDAVVAGYLKAMGRDWRRADLRHYVIHADLTPRATLRTMARHDIGANMNATIKYLLGRTLDPVLGPARTDYQWPYRSALDLGVRVTSASDAPVTYPNWLQGVMAAALREGMVFGGAGGGVAGEAERITVPEALATYTRTPAWQDHAGGWKGTLAEGMVADVCVVGGDVLGVDPHELVNLPVTTTVVGGRVVYERSAGPVATTEAAAGHERGAACLRAGKCCCRLADELRA, from the coding sequence ATGACCCGGGGTGATCTCGATATGGGCTATGCGGACATGGGCTATGAGCTGGATCGCCGGCAACTGCTCCGCGGCGCGGCCGCCGTGGCCGCCGGCACCGTGGCGGCAGGGGCGCTGCCGGCGGGAGCCGCGTACGCCCACGGCACGAGCGCGGACCTCGTCATCCACAATGGACGGGTGCTCGTTCTGGACGAGCGGTTCCGTACGGCCGAGGCGGTGGCCATCCGCGGCGGGCGGGTGCTGGCCGTCGGCCGGGCCAGGGACGTACGCCGGCTCGTCGGCCGCCGTACCCAGGTGCTCGACGCCGGCGGTGGCACGGTGCTGCCCGGCATCAACGACTCGCACGTGCACCTCAACGCGCTCGGCCTCAACTTCCCGCCGTTCTCGTACGGTGTGGACACCGCGACGATCGACGAGCTGGTGGCCGTGGTGCGCACGGCGGTCGAGGCGGCGTCCGTGCCCGGCAGCTGGATCCGCGGCCAGGGGTGGAACGACAACCGGCTGCCGCGCCCGCCGCGGCGTACCGATCTCGACCCGGTCTCCGGTGACCACCCGGTCGTGCTGACCGACTTCTCGTTCCACGCGATGGCGGTCAACACGGCGGCGCTGCGGCTGGCCGGCATCACCCGGGACACCGTCCCGCCGCCCGGCGGCGTGATCGAGAAGGACGCCGACGGCGAGCCGACGGGCGTGCTGCGCGAGACCGCGCAAGGGCTGGTGCGCGCGGTGGTGCCGGCGTTCACCGCGGACGAGGTGGCGCGCAGCATCGACGCCGGCGTCACGCTGCTGCACGCCCAGGGCATCACCAGCGTCACCGATCCCGGCATCACCCTGGCCACGCTGGGGCTCTACGCCGACAAGGTACGGGCCGGCACGCTCGGCGTACGCGTCAGCGCGCTGCTGTCCGGCGGGACCGCGCCGCAGCAGCTGCGGGACGTCCTGGCCGCGTACCGGCCGTTGCGGGGGATCGACCCGCGGGTGCTGCGGGTGGCCGGCGTGAAGCTCTTCGCCGACGGCATCCCGACCGCGGCCAAGACGGCGTGGCTGCACGAGCCTTATCTCGACGGCACCAACGGCAGCCTTGTCATCGACGGGACGACGGTCGCCGAGCAGGTCGCCAACCTGCACGAGATGATCCGGGTCGCGGTGCGGGCCGGGTTCCAGGTCGGTACGCACGCGACCGGGGACGCGACGATCGACGCGGTCGTCGCCGGCTACCTCAAGGCGATGGGGCGCGACTGGCGCCGCGCCGACCTGCGCCACTACGTCATCCACGCCGACCTCACGCCGCGCGCGACGCTGCGGACGATGGCGCGCCACGACATCGGCGCGAACATGAACGCGACCATCAAGTACCTGCTCGGCCGCACGCTCGACCCGGTGCTCGGGCCGGCCCGCACCGACTACCAGTGGCCGTACCGCAGTGCGCTGGACCTCGGTGTGCGGGTGACCAGCGCGTCCGACGCGCCGGTGACGTACCCGAACTGGCTGCAGGGGGTGATGGCGGCCGCGCTACGCGAGGGCATGGTTTTTGGCGGCGCGGGCGGCGGCGTCGCGGGCGAGGCCGAGCGGATCACGGTGCCGGAGGCGCTGGCCACCTACACCCGGACGCCGGCCTGGCAGGACCACGCGGGCGGCTGGAAGGGCACGCTGGCCGAAGGCATGGTCGCGGACGTCTGCGTGGTGGGCGGCGACGTGCTCGGCGTCGACCCGCACGAGCTGGTCAACCTGCCGGTCACCACCACGGTCGTGGGTGGCCGCGTCGTGTACGAGCGTTCCGCGGGCCCCGTGGCGACGACCGAGGCCGCCGCCGGGCACGAGCGCGGGGCGGCCTGCCTGCGCGCGGGCAAGTGCTGCTGCCGCCTTGCGGACGAGCTTCGCGCCTGA
- a CDS encoding cysteine hydrolase family protein: MTKQALLVMDVQQVVVDRYPDPGYLPRLGTAIDAARTAGVPVIYAVVGFRPGYPEVSTRNKMFGALALRGPAAGGDDATRIHPDVAPEPGDVVVTKRRVSAFAGSDLDLVLRAGDIGHLVLTGVATSGVVLSTLRQAADLDFGLTVLSDGCLDADPEVHRVLTEKVFPQQADVTTVAAWAAAT; encoded by the coding sequence GTGACCAAGCAGGCGCTCCTGGTAATGGATGTTCAACAGGTCGTGGTCGACCGCTACCCCGATCCCGGGTACCTGCCACGCCTGGGTACGGCGATCGACGCGGCCCGGACGGCCGGCGTTCCGGTGATCTACGCGGTCGTCGGGTTCCGCCCCGGCTACCCGGAGGTCAGCACCCGCAACAAGATGTTCGGTGCGCTCGCGCTGCGCGGGCCCGCGGCCGGCGGCGACGACGCCACCCGGATCCACCCCGACGTCGCACCCGAGCCGGGCGACGTCGTCGTCACCAAGCGCCGCGTCAGCGCCTTCGCCGGCAGCGACCTCGACCTGGTCCTGCGGGCCGGCGACATCGGCCACCTCGTGCTGACCGGCGTCGCCACGAGCGGCGTCGTGCTGTCCACCCTGCGCCAGGCCGCCGACCTCGACTTCGGCCTCACCGTCCTGTCCGACGGCTGCCTCGACGCCGACCCCGAGGTGCACCGGGTCCTCACCGAGAAGGTCTTCCCCCAGCAGGCGGACGTCACGACCGTGGCCGCCTGGGCGGCGGCAACCTAG